One genomic segment of Virgibacillus doumboii includes these proteins:
- a CDS encoding TetR/AcrR family transcriptional regulator has protein sequence MKHDLRVIKTQESLRHALLLLLKTKSLESITIAELCRSAKINRGTFYLHYKDVYGVFEHYLEEITEDLRVSYEEPYNKTNYNIQNIEADMIKIFHHVKKYQDFYQIIFDERMPMMYFYLLFDTVRSFVKESVNKEFLEAEPDINVDLLISYQTNAILGILIEWHRQGYRTSIQVLNHQLIAILSINSPFR, from the coding sequence TTGAAACATGATCTGCGGGTTATAAAAACACAGGAAAGCTTACGACATGCTTTGTTATTATTATTAAAAACGAAATCTTTGGAATCCATTACCATTGCAGAACTATGCCGCTCTGCAAAAATAAACCGTGGAACATTTTATTTACATTATAAAGATGTTTATGGAGTTTTTGAACATTACTTGGAAGAGATTACTGAGGATTTAAGGGTATCTTACGAGGAGCCATATAATAAGACGAACTATAATATTCAGAACATCGAAGCAGATATGATTAAAATATTTCATCATGTAAAGAAATACCAGGATTTTTATCAAATCATCTTTGATGAACGCATGCCCATGATGTACTTTTATTTGCTTTTTGATACTGTACGTTCGTTTGTAAAAGAATCCGTAAACAAGGAATTTTTGGAAGCGGAACCTGACATAAACGTTGACCTTCTTATTAGTTATCAGACAAATGCAATACTGGGAATATTGATTGAATGGCATCGACAAGGGTATAGGACATCGATCCAGGTGCTGAATCATCAGCTTATAGCAATTCTGTCAATTAATAGTCCGTTTCGCTAG
- a CDS encoding SDR family oxidoreductase: MKLKDKVAIVTGAASGMGKEIAKVYANEGAKVVAAELNLEGAEATVKEIAENNGAAKAVQVNVAKQEDIDNMIDTAVNEYGTLDILVNNAGIMDGFEPVGDVLDERWDLIFDVNTKGVMRAMRKALPIFLEKESGVIINTASTGGFNGAHAGAAYGASKHAVIGMTKNTGYMYAQKGIRCNAIAPGGVATNIASSMQNVSQFGMERTKPVQAVMPRVGQPEEIAKAALFLASDDASFVNGTVVTADGGWTAAF, encoded by the coding sequence ATGAAATTAAAAGATAAGGTAGCCATCGTAACAGGAGCGGCTTCAGGTATGGGAAAAGAGATTGCAAAAGTATACGCTAATGAAGGTGCTAAAGTTGTTGCAGCTGAATTAAACCTGGAGGGAGCCGAAGCGACAGTTAAAGAAATTGCCGAGAATAATGGAGCAGCAAAAGCCGTACAAGTCAATGTTGCAAAACAGGAAGACATTGATAACATGATTGATACAGCAGTAAATGAATATGGAACGTTGGATATTCTGGTAAACAATGCTGGTATTATGGATGGGTTTGAACCTGTTGGCGATGTTCTTGATGAACGCTGGGACTTAATTTTTGATGTTAATACGAAAGGTGTTATGCGGGCGATGCGTAAAGCTCTGCCAATATTTCTGGAAAAAGAAAGTGGCGTAATCATTAATACCGCATCAACTGGCGGATTTAATGGTGCCCATGCTGGCGCAGCTTATGGGGCGTCAAAACATGCAGTCATCGGTATGACGAAAAATACCGGTTATATGTACGCTCAGAAAGGTATCCGCTGTAATGCAATTGCTCCAGGCGGTGTAGCAACTAACATCGCATCTTCCATGCAAAATGTAAGCCAGTTTGGCATGGAACGAACAAAACCCGTACAAGCAGTGATGCCAAGAGTCGGACAACCGGAGGAAATCGCCAAAGCAGCATTGTTCTTAGCTTCAGATGATGCAAGCTTTGTAAACGGTACAGTTGTTACTGCTGATGGTGGTTGGACTGCTGCATTTTAA
- a CDS encoding AEC family transporter, with protein sequence MLVLFQVVIPIFAIILCGFLAGRFSLLSFSSTTALNNFVYYFALPALLFFSLSTAPVDKILNLDFVLANLSIIFSCFILTILIFRYIFKKKFPEVSMYGMITTYGNTGFMGIPLLVAAFGQEAAVPAAIVTFIYDLTIITLIVGSFEAAKILNKKRDEKTRVLALPVMIAKAVVLNPINASLLLGIMVAVLRIPIPQSIQVFTETLGPAAGPTALFALGLGLSAQRSVLKNKHYRLSELMTLLGLKLLALPLLSILFVYFVFPLEDNLWATSVVILSALPTGAIVYVFAEKYQTLVKQIPLYILATTIISIITISVFLITMIG encoded by the coding sequence ATGCTCGTATTGTTTCAAGTAGTTATTCCGATTTTCGCTATTATTCTATGCGGCTTTTTAGCCGGGCGGTTTTCGTTATTATCATTCAGCAGCACAACAGCTTTAAACAATTTTGTCTATTATTTTGCGCTTCCGGCCTTATTGTTCTTTTCGTTATCCACGGCACCTGTTGACAAGATACTGAATTTGGATTTTGTTCTCGCCAACCTATCTATTATCTTTAGTTGCTTTATTTTAACGATCCTGATATTTAGATACATATTTAAAAAGAAGTTTCCCGAGGTCAGCATGTACGGGATGATTACGACATATGGCAATACTGGATTTATGGGTATTCCGCTACTGGTCGCGGCATTTGGTCAGGAAGCTGCTGTTCCGGCTGCGATCGTAACATTTATTTATGACCTGACCATCATAACGCTCATTGTTGGGTCATTTGAGGCAGCAAAGATTTTGAATAAAAAACGCGATGAAAAGACAAGAGTTCTGGCACTACCCGTTATGATTGCAAAAGCGGTAGTTTTAAATCCGATTAATGCCTCGTTATTATTAGGGATTATGGTCGCAGTTTTACGAATTCCCATTCCACAATCGATCCAGGTATTTACGGAAACGCTTGGTCCTGCTGCCGGGCCTACAGCTTTATTTGCACTGGGATTGGGGCTATCCGCACAACGAAGTGTCCTGAAAAATAAACACTACCGGTTATCTGAACTTATGACACTACTCGGTTTGAAATTATTGGCTTTGCCTTTACTATCTATTTTATTCGTATATTTCGTCTTTCCGCTCGAGGATAATCTGTGGGCAACTTCTGTCGTGATTCTATCAGCTCTGCCAACAGGGGCAATAGTTTACGTGTTTGCTGAAAAATACCAGACATTGGTGAAGCAGATTCCTTTATATATTCTTGCAACTACCATAATTTCTATCATCACAATTTCCGTTTTTCTTATTACGATGATAGGGTGA
- a CDS encoding arginase family protein — translation MDSNVTLLNFDGAYKSQSFYQNIHYDWLELEVIPNTNLLCEKDNLLLIDEKLIERRQSGIHYLGSGNHHYISYLLQSRIEKPYTLILFDHHTDTLPSPSEELTSCGSWVLASLQHLPMLQKVFIIGVGEGAPQHIPTSVNTKVVTYTENSLQSNFSSITKSIIKNIPTDSVYISIDKDVLDKKDAVTGWDHGTLGLKQMMKMVKAFFRNKDTIGIDVCGEYPVSPTNAYQKQTKDAIEQNDHANGYILELIKKWTGYDNESPVLLHA, via the coding sequence ATGGATAGTAATGTGACCTTGTTGAACTTTGATGGCGCATACAAAAGTCAATCTTTTTACCAGAATATTCATTATGACTGGCTTGAATTGGAAGTGATACCCAATACTAATTTGCTTTGCGAAAAAGACAATTTACTGCTTATTGATGAGAAGTTAATAGAACGAAGGCAAAGTGGTATCCATTACCTGGGTAGCGGAAATCACCATTATATTTCATATCTGCTCCAATCCAGGATAGAAAAACCTTACACATTAATTTTATTTGACCATCATACCGATACGCTTCCAAGTCCCAGTGAAGAACTGACTTCCTGTGGTTCCTGGGTATTGGCTTCCCTTCAACATCTTCCCATGCTGCAGAAAGTATTTATTATTGGTGTGGGTGAGGGTGCACCACAACATATCCCCACGTCTGTTAATACAAAAGTAGTAACATATACGGAAAACTCACTTCAATCAAACTTTTCATCTATCACAAAATCAATAATAAAAAATATACCGACGGATTCCGTTTATATCAGTATCGATAAAGATGTGCTGGATAAAAAAGATGCTGTAACCGGTTGGGATCACGGAACATTGGGGTTAAAACAAATGATGAAAATGGTAAAAGCATTCTTTCGCAACAAAGACACCATTGGAATCGATGTTTGCGGGGAATACCCGGTGAGTCCAACGAATGCATATCAGAAACAGACCAAAGATGCCATCGAGCAGAACGATCATGCCAATGGTTATATTCTTGAATTAATCAAAAAATGGACTGGCTATGATAATGAATCGCCTGTATTATTGCATGCATGA
- a CDS encoding AbrB family transcriptional regulator, which translates to MRQHNIAKIIKTIITAIIGGALFKVLQIPVPWLLGPMVAMVIGSNIIKLNFKWPNQFRDAGMIVVGYTIGLSMTSAALQEIARQLPTMFLFTILLMLWCIGIAFIISKISDNDFESALLGSIPGGLTQVILMAEETRGINLAVVTVTQVIRLMMIVITMPLLVMIPIFGEGTAGNSAAVPVAESAGLFPNIIFFAAICIVFAIGGNKIHFPTAYLLGPIIGTAILQLSGITGPTLPSYIISLAQLMIGTHVGLMLQVNQITYKGRTFAIAIGNGVMLMAGSIVLSVGLTWLHHVSNATALLSLAPGGMDQMSIIAHEIHADLAIVSGYQLFRTFFIFFTVAPLLKLFFRVIKRKRNDGKGVYQT; encoded by the coding sequence GTGCGACAACATAATATAGCAAAAATAATCAAAACAATAATCACCGCCATTATCGGTGGGGCGTTGTTCAAAGTCCTGCAGATTCCCGTTCCATGGCTGCTTGGTCCAATGGTGGCTATGGTAATTGGAAGCAATATCATCAAATTAAATTTCAAATGGCCTAATCAATTTCGTGATGCGGGGATGATTGTAGTAGGATATACAATTGGTCTATCGATGACATCTGCTGCGCTCCAGGAAATTGCCCGCCAATTGCCTACCATGTTCCTGTTTACCATTTTGTTAATGCTTTGGTGTATAGGAATTGCTTTTATCATTTCAAAGATATCTGACAATGATTTTGAGTCTGCGTTGTTAGGCAGTATTCCCGGTGGATTGACACAGGTTATTTTGATGGCTGAGGAAACAAGAGGCATTAATCTTGCCGTTGTAACGGTAACACAAGTGATTCGCCTGATGATGATTGTCATCACGATGCCGCTATTAGTAATGATTCCGATATTCGGGGAAGGTACTGCAGGAAATTCTGCTGCTGTTCCAGTGGCAGAATCGGCAGGATTGTTTCCAAATATCATCTTTTTCGCTGCGATCTGTATCGTATTTGCCATCGGTGGAAATAAAATTCATTTTCCAACCGCCTATTTGCTGGGGCCGATTATTGGGACAGCCATTCTGCAACTATCAGGTATCACTGGTCCGACCTTGCCGTCTTATATTATCAGTCTTGCACAATTGATGATCGGAACACATGTCGGACTTATGCTGCAAGTCAATCAAATCACTTATAAAGGGAGAACTTTTGCAATAGCAATAGGGAACGGGGTAATGCTTATGGCAGGTTCGATTGTACTGAGTGTTGGATTGACATGGCTGCATCATGTATCCAATGCAACGGCATTGTTGAGCCTTGCTCCTGGTGGAATGGATCAGATGAGTATTATCGCCCACGAAATTCACGCTGATCTGGCGATTGTCTCCGGTTACCAGTTGTTTCGCACATTTTTTATCTTTTTTACCGTGGCACCGTTATTAAAGCTGTTTTTTAGAGTGATTAAAAGAAAGAGGAATGACGGGAAAGGTGTTTATCAGACTTGA
- a CDS encoding MFS transporter, translated as MSFFMLALSVNLWMLFAARIIGGVLSAANMPTVQAYVADITTDDERGKGMGIIGAATGLGFICGPAIGGIFTNINLQAPFYISGILSFLTMILVFFVLKESIHISSNKTVSKNKLSWLKVVRGPLAMLYFLQFFISLSLAGLEATFAYFAAATAGLDAVTLGYIFMIMGLSSAVVQGSIGKLTKRYGEAVIIQAGILVSTIGFGLILFTRDFTTAAIFLAVFGVGNGVIRPSISSLLTKRSKTGHGTVTGYLASFDSLGRIIGPVLGGFLYSITIGLPYISGIFLSLLAYILFRVYAVKAKT; from the coding sequence ATGTCGTTTTTCATGCTGGCACTGTCTGTAAATTTATGGATGTTGTTTGCTGCTCGGATCATTGGCGGTGTATTATCAGCTGCCAACATGCCAACGGTACAAGCTTATGTTGCAGATATAACAACAGATGATGAACGTGGCAAGGGAATGGGCATTATCGGTGCAGCTACCGGCCTTGGTTTTATTTGCGGACCGGCAATTGGCGGGATTTTCACAAACATAAACCTGCAAGCTCCTTTTTATATATCCGGGATTTTATCATTCCTGACAATGATTCTGGTTTTCTTTGTATTAAAAGAATCGATACATATTTCATCAAATAAGACTGTCTCGAAAAATAAATTATCATGGTTGAAAGTTGTTCGCGGACCATTAGCTATGCTTTATTTCCTGCAATTTTTTATATCATTGTCATTAGCAGGCCTGGAAGCAACGTTTGCCTACTTTGCAGCAGCTACGGCCGGATTGGATGCCGTTACTTTGGGTTACATATTTATGATTATGGGACTGTCCAGTGCAGTTGTCCAGGGATCAATAGGCAAATTGACAAAGAGATACGGGGAAGCGGTTATCATTCAAGCTGGGATTTTAGTTTCAACGATTGGTTTTGGACTTATCCTGTTCACCCGGGACTTTACCACTGCTGCTATTTTTCTGGCTGTTTTCGGTGTTGGAAATGGTGTGATCAGACCAAGCATTTCCTCATTATTAACAAAAAGATCTAAAACTGGACACGGAACTGTGACAGGATATTTAGCTTCATTTGATTCGCTGGGGAGAATTATCGGACCTGTACTGGGAGGGTTCTTGTATTCCATCACCATTGGTTTACCGTATATTTCAGGTATCTTTCTGTCATTGCTGGCATATATCCTGTTTCGGGTTTATGCGGTGAAAGCTAAAACTTGA
- a CDS encoding patatin-like phospholipase family protein has protein sequence MEDIGLVLEGGGSRGIYTAGVLRYLMEEGIYLPYVIGVSAGACNGSSYVSRQMDRNRAVNIDFIDHPDYLSFRNLIKKRQLFGMDFLFDSLPNRLAPFDFQTFYNAKEEFVVGATDCMSGEAVFYKKEDYEKDVLTIIRASSSLPLVAPVVHFDNRILLDGGISDPIPIRQSIKDGNRKNVVILTRNRGYSKKPQSFGWYFRKKYRKYPGLVEALEKRHLVYNETLDYIYEEEKKGNVFVINPSEKLNVGRIERNKEKLTALYQQGMDDVKKVGESLTEFLSWKYTND, from the coding sequence ATGGAAGACATAGGATTAGTATTAGAAGGCGGTGGAAGCAGAGGAATCTATACAGCAGGAGTACTACGTTATTTAATGGAGGAGGGTATTTACTTACCTTATGTCATAGGTGTATCTGCCGGAGCCTGTAATGGATCTTCCTACGTTTCCCGTCAAATGGACCGAAATAGAGCAGTTAACATAGATTTTATTGACCATCCCGATTATTTATCATTTCGGAATTTGATTAAAAAGCGACAACTTTTTGGAATGGACTTTTTATTCGATAGTTTGCCAAATCGACTCGCACCTTTTGATTTTCAAACTTTTTATAATGCAAAGGAAGAATTTGTTGTTGGAGCAACAGATTGCATGTCTGGGGAGGCCGTATTTTATAAAAAAGAAGATTATGAAAAAGATGTGCTCACTATCATTCGTGCATCAAGTTCTTTACCATTGGTTGCGCCTGTTGTACATTTCGATAACCGAATCCTTTTGGACGGAGGCATTTCAGACCCGATTCCCATTCGACAATCCATAAAAGATGGAAATCGGAAAAATGTAGTTATTTTAACGAGAAACCGGGGTTATTCCAAAAAACCTCAATCATTCGGCTGGTATTTTCGGAAAAAATACAGGAAATATCCAGGTTTAGTGGAAGCATTAGAAAAACGTCACCTGGTTTATAATGAAACACTAGATTATATCTATGAGGAAGAGAAAAAAGGGAATGTCTTTGTAATAAACCCATCCGAAAAATTAAACGTTGGGCGGATCGAAAGAAATAAGGAAAAACTGACTGCCTTATATCAACAAGGGATGGATGATGTCAAAAAAGTTGGAGAGTCATTGACAGAGTTTTTATCCTGGAAATATACGAACGATTAA
- a CDS encoding DUF1801 domain-containing protein: MDEKVRTIDSVDEYILKLPEDIQNITTELRKIILDASSTLKEEFKWSMPNYTKSGLVCNLQASKKHVNLGFHKGNELHEKDTNKLLQGTGKTMRHIRIQNIKDIQPEVFTSLIKEAVALNVIKKHHK, encoded by the coding sequence ATGGATGAAAAAGTAAGAACGATCGATTCGGTTGACGAATATATTTTGAAATTGCCAGAGGATATTCAAAACATTACAACTGAATTAAGAAAAATCATTCTTGATGCTTCCTCAACACTTAAAGAAGAATTTAAATGGTCGATGCCTAACTATACTAAAAGCGGATTAGTATGTAATCTGCAAGCATCTAAAAAACATGTAAATCTTGGTTTTCATAAAGGAAATGAACTCCATGAAAAGGACACGAATAAATTATTACAAGGAACAGGCAAAACGATGAGGCATATTAGAATACAAAATATAAAAGATATCCAGCCAGAAGTATTTACATCACTAATAAAAGAAGCAGTGGCATTGAATGTCATAAAGAAACATCATAAATGA
- a CDS encoding SRPBCC family protein, whose protein sequence is MSINFEVKRTIQVSKQKAYIGLLDFESAENWMQGLVRIERLDEGPMRVGSQWKETRKMFGKEATEHFEVVELNEPDKIVLRCDGTKGTTGKGEFVFTYIIASTDEHTVVTLNGEIKGLTGLTKVFGKLMAGSFKKACAKDLDALKSYLEK, encoded by the coding sequence TTGAGTATAAATTTTGAAGTGAAAAGAACCATTCAAGTATCCAAGCAAAAAGCATATATTGGCTTGCTTGATTTTGAATCTGCCGAGAACTGGATGCAGGGTTTAGTGAGAATAGAGCGATTAGATGAGGGGCCAATGCGTGTGGGAAGCCAGTGGAAGGAAACAAGAAAGATGTTTGGAAAAGAGGCAACTGAACACTTTGAAGTTGTCGAATTGAATGAACCGGATAAAATTGTACTTCGCTGTGATGGCACGAAAGGGACAACAGGCAAAGGAGAATTTGTGTTCACATACATAATTGCTTCAACGGATGAGCATACAGTGGTTACTTTGAATGGAGAAATAAAGGGACTTACTGGTTTGACTAAGGTTTTCGGGAAATTAATGGCAGGATCATTCAAAAAAGCCTGTGCGAAAGATTTGGATGCGTTAAAAAGCTATTTGGAGAAATGA
- a CDS encoding DUF4317 domain-containing protein — MNKKDIATIKKQFKVNNDLLKIHEIFYVYIMKESSEIYHHQSVPFELLEEEQKELFMNNFKKVLSGKLDEKLFELKFQRDVEDNSQLILHQGLLSNDTEEWNSHMLRLVEKMLKDKQYEMDIVVTFIRGEYRKPMKSNSEEAEESERDAVYANPFILCSMNKTEEPKKELLFDYVEKEFKYNIVVDPIINLKAPISGFLFPCFTENAADVNHVLYSAGKKYELDYHFIEDVLDAEETMTAQDDKVVFEEIVKNVAGDQINTSTLSNVYDEIHRVVEENEEEEVPTFDYKDVEKVLTSSGVKDVDTEKVENAFKTVIDDEKYGLKASNIVPKYNSKSIKIKTKVADISVSPQDLSFVRQVYFDGKLRLMIDVEENTMIEGFEMIPEVLFQKVNENDD, encoded by the coding sequence TTGAACAAGAAAGATATAGCAACCATTAAAAAACAATTCAAAGTAAATAATGATCTATTAAAAATTCATGAAATATTTTATGTATACATCATGAAAGAATCGAGTGAGATTTACCATCATCAAAGTGTTCCTTTTGAATTATTGGAAGAGGAACAGAAAGAACTATTTATGAACAACTTTAAAAAAGTACTTTCCGGTAAGTTGGACGAAAAATTATTTGAATTAAAATTTCAACGGGATGTGGAAGATAACAGTCAGCTAATTTTACACCAGGGTCTGCTTAGCAACGATACGGAAGAATGGAATAGCCATATGCTGCGACTTGTGGAAAAAATGCTGAAGGATAAGCAATATGAAATGGATATTGTCGTAACCTTTATTCGCGGTGAATACAGGAAACCGATGAAATCGAATAGCGAAGAAGCGGAAGAAAGTGAACGGGATGCAGTTTATGCGAATCCTTTTATTTTATGCAGTATGAATAAAACAGAAGAACCGAAAAAAGAGTTACTGTTTGACTATGTGGAAAAGGAATTTAAATACAATATTGTCGTAGACCCCATTATCAATCTGAAAGCTCCAATATCAGGTTTTCTGTTCCCTTGCTTTACGGAAAATGCTGCCGATGTCAACCATGTGCTTTATTCGGCTGGGAAAAAGTATGAACTTGATTATCATTTCATAGAGGACGTATTAGATGCGGAAGAAACGATGACTGCTCAGGACGACAAGGTTGTTTTTGAGGAAATTGTTAAAAATGTAGCAGGAGATCAAATTAATACATCCACCCTTTCGAATGTATACGATGAGATTCACCGTGTCGTGGAAGAGAATGAAGAGGAAGAGGTACCGACCTTTGACTACAAAGATGTGGAAAAAGTTTTAACAAGCAGTGGAGTAAAAGATGTCGATACAGAAAAAGTGGAAAATGCGTTTAAAACAGTAATTGATGATGAAAAATACGGGTTAAAAGCGAGTAATATCGTACCGAAGTATAATTCCAAGTCCATTAAGATAAAGACAAAAGTAGCAGATATTTCCGTCAGTCCACAAGATTTAAGTTTTGTCCGCCAAGTCTATTTCGACGGAAAGCTTCGTCTAATGATTGATGTGGAAGAGAATACGATGATTGAAGGCTTTGAAATGATCCCGGAAGTTTTATTTCAAAAAGTTAACGAGAATGATGATTGA
- a CDS encoding glucosaminidase domain-containing protein translates to MGKTFLSPELMNQYVKEVNADAVELGIYYLTFGEYYGIRGDIAFAQAMHETDYLRFTGVVQPEQNNYCGLGATGPDNPGASFDTPRDGVLAHLQHLFAYATTDSLPDKYPLLDPRFDLVTRGSAPTWTGLNGKWAVPGDNYGQSILDLYKRMTNSSVEQLEQMLKDISG, encoded by the coding sequence ATGGGGAAAACGTTTTTGTCCCCGGAACTGATGAATCAGTATGTTAAAGAAGTCAATGCGGATGCAGTTGAACTTGGAATCTATTATTTAACGTTTGGAGAATATTATGGAATACGTGGAGATATTGCTTTTGCCCAGGCAATGCATGAAACCGATTATTTGAGATTTACTGGTGTTGTCCAGCCGGAGCAAAATAATTATTGCGGATTGGGTGCGACTGGACCGGATAATCCTGGTGCCAGCTTTGATACGCCGAGGGATGGTGTACTCGCACATTTGCAGCACTTGTTTGCTTATGCAACTACTGATTCCCTGCCGGATAAATACCCGCTGCTTGATCCCCGTTTTGATTTGGTAACACGAGGGTCTGCGCCCACATGGACCGGGTTAAACGGAAAATGGGCAGTCCCTGGTGACAATTATGGCCAGTCCATTTTGGATCTATATAAAAGAATGACAAATTCCTCCGTGGAACAACTGGAACAGATGCTTAAGGATATATCAGGTTAG
- a CDS encoding tetratricopeptide repeat protein, with protein sequence MTTEMELINKTYYQTLVDDYGKRHPINVLGEMSMEEMKKERPNLSAIRYAQGEVYFLNKDYEAAIYKWGTPLEDELFPWAQKNIADAYFEMGLLADAEKFYRDVKTQSIGLKAEVLLQLFSLYIQQDRLENAIDAIKEAVKLDPDYSDVTEVAQTFFENFKDWDNAIDLAVNEAIRTKSLSWFEVVEGYAEQGLTIGYEPIYFKEALVTLLHMDKLQFESLSELLWESYQKSDYFIQWLEEFNQLLLTNHVEESYKWKKLPNLYKESYFELISGKYLISDISPLIQNHLTNWLEVSSVPDTLISSTAILAWDTLFQSDLNENLVSEAQYHFEQSNANPNGRQEGIKLFESIKAWAEQEGLSDDLNEFMEPVVEEYNIDVASPSKIRDIIKTSIEFLIEKRAEVENGITDRINWNNEIVTGIADTDHQLREMEKAETDAVKDSFRQIKDNFLEEIMSKLPEQLQNCSEMVHEDSDFGKLHVEINDEMNSRIAEYMENTAQDDFKNAVQGWLKDCEKELRDSQIKMNEMSESFNHQYGDEKIVLDGDFKILDDWLRDLERISRGMMHMEKVNIMMRNNPAQLLLKGTGKLLGSMSKNKERLHYRYKDYIENEDYRPIVEELINPFQQQLELFERSLEWDVSKFFSTPLEELSLVSEEVQDTIEKHRYSLNTMHEKPEIYRDPLTLYELRLRQYELMNMLG encoded by the coding sequence GTGACAACGGAGATGGAACTAATTAATAAAACCTATTATCAAACGTTAGTAGATGATTATGGAAAAAGGCATCCAATCAACGTTTTGGGTGAGATGTCCATGGAAGAGATGAAGAAAGAGCGGCCGAATTTATCTGCTATTCGTTACGCACAAGGTGAAGTTTATTTCCTGAATAAGGACTATGAAGCGGCTATTTATAAATGGGGGACCCCCTTGGAGGATGAATTGTTTCCATGGGCACAAAAAAATATAGCAGATGCCTATTTCGAAATGGGTTTATTGGCAGATGCGGAAAAATTCTATAGGGATGTTAAAACCCAATCGATTGGGTTGAAAGCGGAAGTCCTTCTGCAGCTGTTTTCTTTATACATACAGCAAGACAGACTGGAAAATGCAATTGATGCCATTAAAGAAGCGGTTAAATTAGATCCGGATTATTCAGATGTGACGGAGGTTGCTCAAACTTTCTTTGAGAACTTCAAGGATTGGGATAACGCGATTGATCTTGCAGTAAATGAAGCAATTCGAACAAAATCACTGTCATGGTTTGAAGTAGTAGAAGGATATGCAGAACAGGGGCTAACTATTGGTTATGAGCCAATTTATTTTAAGGAAGCTTTAGTAACCTTATTGCACATGGACAAATTACAATTCGAAAGCCTTTCGGAACTATTGTGGGAGAGCTATCAGAAAAGTGACTATTTTATACAATGGCTGGAAGAGTTTAACCAGCTTCTTTTAACGAATCATGTGGAAGAATCCTATAAGTGGAAGAAGCTTCCGAACTTATATAAAGAATCTTATTTTGAATTGATTAGTGGAAAGTATTTAATCAGCGACATATCGCCGCTAATCCAGAACCATTTAACGAACTGGCTGGAAGTATCATCCGTTCCAGATACCTTAATATCGTCAACAGCTATACTTGCTTGGGATACGCTTTTTCAATCCGATTTAAATGAAAATCTGGTTAGTGAAGCACAATACCATTTTGAACAGTCAAATGCCAATCCAAACGGCAGACAAGAAGGGATTAAGCTGTTTGAATCTATAAAGGCATGGGCGGAGCAAGAAGGTCTGTCAGATGACTTAAATGAATTTATGGAACCTGTGGTAGAAGAGTACAACATCGACGTAGCAAGTCCATCTAAAATCCGAGATATTATTAAAACCTCAATCGAGTTTTTAATAGAAAAACGGGCAGAGGTGGAAAATGGTATTACGGATAGAATTAATTGGAATAATGAAATCGTTACGGGGATAGCAGATACAGATCATCAGTTAAGGGAAATGGAAAAAGCAGAAACAGACGCCGTGAAAGATTCTTTCCGTCAAATAAAAGATAATTTCTTAGAGGAAATAATGAGTAAACTGCCCGAGCAACTTCAAAATTGTTCCGAAATGGTTCATGAAGACAGCGACTTTGGCAAACTCCATGTTGAAATAAATGATGAAATGAATAGCCGAATTGCCGAATATATGGAAAATACTGCACAAGATGACTTTAAAAATGCCGTTCAGGGATGGCTGAAGGATTGTGAGAAAGAATTAAGAGACAGCCAAATTAAAATGAATGAAATGAGCGAAAGCTTTAATCATCAATATGGCGATGAGAAGATTGTATTAGATGGTGATTTTAAGATATTAGATGATTGGCTGAGGGATTTGGAGCGGATATCAAGGGGAATGATGCACATGGAAAAAGTAAATATCATGATGCGCAATAATCCCGCCCAGTTGTTATTAAAAGGGACGGGTAAACTCTTGGGATCCATGTCCAAAAATAAAGAAAGACTCCATTACAGATATAAAGATTATATTGAAAATGAAGACTATCGTCCAATTGTCGAGGAATTAATAAATCCGTTTCAACAACAATTGGAGTTATTTGAGCGATCGCTGGAGTGGGATGTAAGTAAGTTTTTCTCAACTCCGCTTGAAGAGCTGAGTCTGGTTAGCGAAGAAGTACAAGATACGATTGAAAAACATAGATATTCCCTAAATACGATGCATGAAAAACCGGAAATCTACCGTGACCCTCTCACTTTATATGAGTTGAGGCTTCGTCAGTATGAGTTAATGAACATGTTAGGTTAA